The genomic interval cgcgccctgctattccattggctgttggctaggggttccactagcggaactcctgtccataacaggttttaagtgTACAGAaaaagagtgggagtctgtacctgaacaaatgtctctatgatttgacatttgttcaggtacagactcccactcttttTCTGTACACTTGATTTAGAtatgttgattgatgttgtaagttctgttcaagatcaaacattcgtgaccaactatattcattgggtttggctcatcgaacccgtactactgctcctgcagtcagccaacaatgatttgcaatttgctgctgacgtcactcacaatgcacttttgcagcGACTGAGTGTGACAGAAAATCGTttttgtgttgttttatagggaaaatgtgtgcattttagcgtttgagtcacttcaaaagttgctaaaagttccaagcaaatttttaaaagtagctaaatttgttgctagttgctgtttgaaaaaaagttgccagggtagtctgaaaagtAGCTAAATatagcaacaaaattgctaagTTGGCGTCACTGTATGAAAGGTTTTATTTAGCCCAATATTTGACTAAATGAGCCTGACGTTACTCCTTAGTGCAAGGACCTTATATGTTATGTTTAAACGGCGAATTGGCTCTGGAAGCCAAACACTCAATCTAAACGTGAATAGATTCTCAATTGCGATACGGCTCTAGAAACAAAAAAccctctactttcatatcaaatcaaaataatttcacaaatgcaaaatacacaCTGTTTTAAGACAGCTGCAGCCAGACAAAACGTTTGTGGCGTCTGTCTTccatttacacacaggtgttcggagaTGCAGATAACTAACGTTAATTAGCACAGGTAGTGAGTGCACTGTCTTCATTCTGTTTTCCTTAAACAAGCtctgtaacatggaaatatgtCCGCTTGGGGAACCCTATACCTATAAAAATGTGTATCAATTAAACCTTTTATTTATTGCCAATATGAAAAATAAAGCCCTTATGCTTTCAAAACCGTACCGCAAGCGATGTGTTAATGTTCAAACCGAGCGTCGCGGCCCTTAACCCCCAAGACATGACCCTATttgagacagacatagatgtaaACGTTTTATACTGAAACTTACATTTCTCGCACAATCTTCCAATAGCTGAAAAGTAAACAGAACAAATCAGTTATTGAACATGATTGTAAAGTAACTTGGCCAACAAATAATTGTTTCATGAAGCTGGCTACGCGAGTAACGTTATGCAATCAATAACaaagttgcttcaatatagctaACTATAACGTTAGAAGGCAAGTCAAAGGGTTGACGAAGAAGAAAGTTAtggtaacgttaactagctaaatGAATGAACAACATTTGCTAACTGCTCCTACTAGCATGTTAGTTACTGTactagcttagctagctagccaccatcAACAAAAGGCTTGAGCACAGCAATAACCCATTCACAGCACGGATAATTGCTGACAAGAAGTTAGTACTAATACAATCATATGCAGTGAAAATAAAACGAACAGCTTACCGACACCGGCTTGTTTTCTACAAAAAATCAAATCTGGATGATGTTTAGCCATTATCGTCGAACGCAGGGCATGCGATGGCTATGTTGAACTTTGACCCTTTCTTCTTTTCTTTTGGTTTAGTTTCTTTTTCGGATCATATTATTTTAGATTATTTCACGTTAGTTAAAAATATTATGACTATGGATATGTTAGTGAATTAATCTGCCTAAATTCAAAGGGAGAATATTAAATATGAACTGCACAAAATTCATCCCTGGGTCCTTGCAGCTaggtgtacaaaatattagaTACAAAATAGCAGGATTTAATGTTTGGCATTCATGTCGCATATTAGTTaagaaaatatattatatatacatttcTGAATTCAAAATTAGAGTAGGACACAGAAAAGCTATATTTCTAATACAACTTTACACGTGCGTTCTATTTTTCTGCAAAGACACGCGACGTTGAGGGCTACAAAACCTGACGTCACCTTTGCTCGACACATCTTTGTCAGTGAACAAAATGGCGACATACTGTCTTACGGTTGCCCGGCTCCAGGTAAGTGGCAGTTTTTCCACACATTTTGTCGCATTTACGTACCATCGATGTGTGAGAGTTCACCTTCAAATACAAGTGGATGTGGACCTGATGTCTATATAAGATGTTTGTCTAAGAGAATACGATCAGTCTTGCCGACTACCCAGGTCATCTTGTCCTGAGTCAAAGCTTCGTCATGAACTCAAGTTTGTCATTTCCGCACAAATATGGCTTTTTAAAGCCATTTGTAATGTTGAAAATTAGATGAAGGTGCCCTAATGTACGATGTCATTGCGCTCTATATGTCATTTTAACCGAGGACACGTTTGTTGGTCGCAAGGTTAACGCAAGGTTAGTGCGCATAGCAACCGCACAAGGCGCTGGCAAGCACGATGCAGCATGTCCAGTGAAAACACGGTTAGACTAGTGTCCGGAGAGAGTGCTGTCACTAGAAAGCAGTTTGTCATACGATTCTTGACTTTCTGgtctttttttaaatatttgttttttaaaatctCAAATCAAAATGGATTTATTTGCGTTATGCtaaggtgtttttttttgttttttttatcttATATCTAGAGCTGTTTTGATCATAGATCTGGTTTCCTCCCCATACCTTTTAGTGACAGCACCTCTTTGGTGACACGGAAAGACAACAATACCTGTTTATTGCTGTATGTCTCAGCTGTTGTCGCTGTCAGTTGTATGCCTGGGTTCAGGGAATTTAATTGAAGGACTCATTTAGTGCTGATTAGTGACTAAACATTAGAATTTTCCCGATAACTGTGTCTTTATTTGACGTTGGCATGCTGgaagacacatgcatacatattCGAATGCTTGTTTACCCCACATTGTTCCTATTATATGATCTCATCTGGTTCCATAAAATGAAAGGCCTTAAAGCCATACAATTCCACTGCTCCCACCTAGAGGCACAGGAAGAGTTGTTTCACCTTGAGCTAGAATGAGTCTTCATGTGCTCAACAAGAAAATGTAAGGTTTTATTGGCAACTCCCACCCACATACTTCTCTCTATACACACACTTGTGCATAACTTTGTGTAATAAACCCACCCTTTTTTATGGTTTATTTCTTATTTCCTTGCAGGTGCAGGCACACTTTTTCATCCAAGTTGTTTACTCATGGGCTACAGTACAGCAACCAAAGACTTATTTAAGGGCCCAAATTATTTAGATGTTcacttttttaaattattattatctcTGTCCCCAGCTTGCCCTGGGCCAGGGTGTGCGGCGCCTGCACGTGTCTGCAGCCTTCAATGCCAAGGCCAAAGTGTCAATGAGCCGCTTTGAGCCCAGCAACTACATCAACTATGAGAAGCTCAATGAGAATGTCAACATTGTGCGCAAGAGGTCTGTATGCCCCTCTGTTTACACTAGAACATGTGCCTGTTTACACTAGAACATGTGCCTGTTTACACTAGAACATGTGCCTGTTTACACTAGAACATGTGCCTGTTTACACTAGAACATGTGCCTGTTTACACTAGAACATGTGCCTGTTTCAGTGAGATGGGTGGCAGGCCTGTTCTAGTGTGGTGCCATTCTGTTTCTGACTTTGCCTACGCAAGAAATTGAAGTTGGCTATGATGGGACTGTAACGCATGCTTTATGTTCAGTGTCAGCTGTACAATTAGAGCTACTTGTATCCCTTTACAGTAACTCTGCACACTCTCTGCCCTCCCTTTCAGACTCAACCGTCCCCTCACCCTCTCAGAAAAGATTGTCTACGGCCATCTGGATGACCCTGTGGGGCAGGACATTGCCAGGGGCCGTACGTACCTGCGTCTGCGGCCGGACCGCGTGGCCATGCAGGACGCCACAGCCCAGATGGCCATGCTGCAGTTCATCAGCAGTGGCCTGCCCCAGGTGGCCGTGCCCTCCACCATCCACTGTGATCATCTGATCGAGGCCCAGATTGGAGGAGCCAAGGACCTGGCAAGGGCAAAGGTGAGAGGTCAGGGACAGGCCTCGATTTTCCGGGCGACAGCGATGGCCGTCTCCCcccttgtgtggccgtaatgccccctaaaaaaaatccatgccttgcgGCAAAAGTGGCTGAGTATAATAATCTCCCGACTGCCAATCGCTGTACTTCTAAGCACCTCCCTCATATGGCTCTCTCATATCTCAATTCTTATTGGCCAATGTCCATCACGTCATCTGGTCCTTATCACATGCCTCGCAGCTCTgaagtaggctacaagtgaagatccACACATTGGGGAAAGGTTGGGCACAGGTGTGTGTCATTCTTATCTAATGTCGAGGCACACATTGAATAAgttagaactgtccacatttacttttcctcagtcaacaagatgagtaacgtatagcaaaagcactagcctatgtcaatctactatcccccatagtacaaaaataTACcttttctattggtcagcttgtcgttCTGTAtgataaataaatattccaaacagaaTCTGGAacagttgtgggacgatagatcacaaatttattaaaaaaaaaactgttttaaaaGCAGTTGGGCTGGTGCAACAGATCAGAATTTTTAGCTTAATATGTTGATAAACTGTTAACTCTTCACAGTATACGTGCATAAGGCAGTAGGCTATATGTGTGACTCTTCCAAAATGCAATTAGTGGAAAATGTGGCAAATGACAATATCCTTTAGAAAGAGGGAAGATATTAAGCTGCAACTAGGATTGTGTCTGGCTGCTGGACAATGAAAGTTGATTGAGCGACATGGCCTACTGGTTTCAATGATATGAGGAAGGgtttataaaataattccctcaACAGTCCTATGGCCAGAATTTGACTAGGCTATTTTGAAgtaaggtaagacatgcctcataaaatAAAAAGTCCAGGTTTGAACCATTTTATGGTTAAATGGCTTCAAAATACTGACTGACTCCGCTTAGATTGCAAGGTGGGTGACGTTGTGGTGcgcttaaccctaattgttcatgtaagtcgcactggataagagcgtctgctcaatgactaaaatgtaaaatcatCAGTCCTGGGGGATGGATGCAGGACTAGGGAATAGAGTACCGGTAATAATAATGTCCTTTTCTCTTGGTCCTTAGGATATTAATGCGGAGGTGTATAACTTCCTGGCCAGTGCTGGAGCTAAATATGGAGTGGGCTTCTGGAAACCAGGCTCTGGCATAATCCATCAGGTACagtaacaaggctaatctgaaattACACTGTAAGGCACTATTTTTCCTAGTGTTGATTTATGGTAATGCATTCACTTGGGAGTCTAGAATTACATTCCAATACAATGTTTATGAATGCATGTCCAGAATTCCATTACATGTTAATGTTATGTTAACAAGATATTGCACATTTTATAATGAAGTACCATATTTGACTACCATATTGCATCATTTCAGATCATCCTGGAGAACTATGCCTACCCAGGGGTGTTGCTGATTGGCACAGACTCTCACACACCCAATGGTGGCGGACTGGGCTCCATCTGCATTGGAGTGGGAGGGGCTGATGCTGTTGATGTCATGGCTGGCATCCCCTGGGAGCTCAAGTGTCCCAATGTAAGTGTGACTCCCAGTTTATATTTAACACAAACCTTTTTCCTGAAGTCCCAGTAATATACTACAGTGGTATGTGTTTCTACAACTGATACTACATAAACCTCACTTAACCATGTTCTCCAACGGCAGGTTATTGGGGTGAAGCTGACAGGCAAGCTGTCAGGATGGACATCCCCCAAGGACGTGATCCTTAAGGTTGCTGGGATTTTGACCGTGAAGGGAGGTACTGGAGCCATTGTGGAGTACCACGGACCTGGGGTGGACTCCATCTCCTGCACAGGTCAGAGGGAGGACTTGGTTACCTCTGCACTCTACTGCACACTTCATAGGGGTTATGTAGTCAATAAGACAGTTCATAATCTATCTAGGATGGTGACCAGCTGATCTCTGGTCTAATATACTGTACTTCTGTTTTTTTTGTGCTCCTCACACCATACATAATCAAGTGTTTACTATCAAGCCACACTAATTTTGTGTTGTAGAAATGCCTATAGTAACCTACAGACCATTGTGGGTTTTAGGAATGGCCACTATCTGCAACATGGGGGCTGAGATTGGAGCCACTACCTCTGTGTTCCCCTACAACCACCGCATGAAGACCTACCTGGAGAAGACTGGCCGTGGAGGTCAGTCAGTTCATGTCGTCAAACAAGTCTATGTGTGAGATATGCAATGATGTCAGGTTATATGCTGAATATGTTTGTGGAAGTCCTGGgaatgcctcccaaatggcatcctattccctatgtaatacACTataaggggaatagggtgccattttggacgctcCCCTGAAAGGGTTGTCATTTCTTTTTAAAGATATGTTTGATCCATTTATCTGACCCGTTGCCCTCCCTATCATCTCAGACATTGCTGCCCTGGCTGACGATTACGCTGACCTGCTGGTTCCTGACGCGGGCTGTGAGTATGACTCAATGGTCGAGATCAACCTAGATGAGGTGAGTGCCCTcccctgctctttctctctctcacccccccccccccacacacccaacCTAACCATGCTACTTTTCTGTCCCTCCTAGCTGAAGCCCCACATCAACGGGCCCTTCACCCCTGACCTGGCCCACCCCATGGCAGACATTGGGGCCACGGCAGTGAAAAATGGCTGGCCCCTGGAGGTCAAAGTGGGTTAGTGCAGCCTTCAGTTCCTTTTGACCTCACAGCTGGCCACTGGCTCTCACAGCCATGTCTCTGTTTAGAGCTATTTTTGTGCTATTACTATATTATTAACTATACATCTGGCTTTGGCCTTATATACTGATCTATAGATTTTCTATTGAGAAAGTAGACATGCAGCAGGTGGCTCCTTAagctctctgtcccctcccctcaGGTCTGATTGGCAGCTGCACCAACTCCAGTTATGAGGACATGGGCCGCTCTGCCTCCGTGGCCAAACAGGCCCTGGACAAAGGTCTGAAGTGCAAGGCTGCGTTCACCATCACCCCCGGGTCTGAACAGATCCGCGCCACAATCGAGCGAGATGGATATGTGAGTCAATGGGCACGGGCAGATGTCTAgtataggggaaggggatatGATCAGGGATGTCTTGGGTGCTGGTCACTCTCCTAGAAAATCAGGGTAATGGGATAAAATATTGTTGACATCCTCCTAAGAATCAAGGATGATAACTTTGACACAGCTCTGCTCTAGTCTTAAGGGCATCATATGTAGCCAATTTGTAATTGGAGCCTTGGATGTTGATATCTTCAGCAGGAACTACTTCTACTAGCTGCTCCTAATTTGAAGCTGTATGTTCTGTAGTCCAAGATCCTTGGTGATGTTGGTGGAATGGTCCTGGCCAACGCCTGTGGACCCTGCATTGGACAGTGGGACAGGTAATAATTAGTTGACTTACTCATTTATGTTAAGAGCTGTTGGGGTGATCGTATTactggcagtcatgagtcatgaccgcagtaaaattcgATGTGACTGTTGAGTCATGGTAATCTCctgttatgcactctggacatgcattAGTAGTACGATCATCAGgttgctaatggcctggtactcagggctctactgtccttcaaaccactctgacatcaatgcaaatataATAGCTAATCGCATCAAAACAGTATACACTTTTAAAACTCACTTCACTGTGATTGATCAATTTGAAGCAAAGTtcaacaggttgaaactgagtgggaAACAGTTGTGGATGTTTCAATGCCTAACAAAATGAAATGGACAGCGTTTTTCTAAGGTGgtgattcattcaaaacagccatatgcatattagagcttatgcataGGCCTATATTTCAGCCCAagcccccaccccccaaaaaactgaattaaaataatgattgtgtCTTTATACAATACATGGCTTACTGCATAATATACATGACAGGAAaacatgtatataaaaaaaaataggcTGACACAATACCTTTTAGCTACAGAATCTCACCACAGTGAGTTAATCTCTattccttcattcctttctctaGTGTGCGGAGAGAGGGGCTGTCAATAGTTTAATCAAATGTTTCGTTGTGAAAATGTGTTACTGTTCActttcccaaattaagcactgggtatCTGCAGGAACAGGTTTGGGTGAAATTTCACCTGTCGTGCAGCGAAATTACTCAAGTAGCCTATCCAACAGAGTGAAAAACATACCTGCAGGAAAGTGGCGTCTTCGCTATTCAAGTGTATACAGATGAcgtctttttgttgttgtcttgcTCATTTaataatgggccattctaaatcaaaactaatttaacGTATTAGTAAAGACTAGATTAAATGgataatagtctgatgggtgaaaatatgaggAAGCGgcgtgtgcagcctgaggcaaggtaAAGAGCGGcagctttcttttcttttctttgcaactttctCAAGTCAATAGCCTGTAGCCGCATCATGCGGCCCGTAgaatacattcggaaagtattcagaccccttgactttttccacatgttacattacagccttattctaaaattgattaaataaaaccaaTTCCTCATCAATATGCCATAATGACCAGGCGACATctatttttttagaaatgttagcaaatttattttaaaaaaagtgcctatttacataagtattcagaccctttgctatgagacttgacattgagctccggtgcatcctttatccattgatcatccttgatgtttctacaacaacttgattggagtccacctgtggtaaattcaattgattggacatgatttggaaaggcacacacctgtctaaggtcccacagttgacagtgcatgtcagagcaaaaaccaagccatgaggtcgaaggaattgtccgtagagctctgagacaggattgtctcgaggcacagatctggggaagggtaccaaaaaaaaattctgctgcattgaaggtccccaagaacagtggcctccatcattcttagatggaagaagtttggaaccaccaagactcttcctagagctgtccgcccagccaaactgagcaattgggggggggggagaagggccttggtcactctgacagagcttcagagttcctctgttgagatggttgtccttctgttagGTTCTCCCCTCTtagcagcactccactaatcaggcctttatggtagagtggtcagatggaagccacctcagtaaaaggcacatgacagcccgcttggagtttgccaaatggcacctaaaggactctgaccatgagaaacaagattctccggtctaatgaaaccaagatttaattctttgtcctgaatgccaagcgtcacgtctggaggaaagctggcGCTCattacctggccaataccatccctctggtgaaacatggtggtggcagcatcatgctgtggggatttctttcagtggcagggactgggagactagtcaggatcgaggtaaagaaGAACGGCGCAAAGCACAGGGACGCCTGATTACAACCTggtcaggacatcagactggggcgaaggttcaccttccaacaggacaacaaccctaagcacacagctaagacatcgcaggagtggcttcgggacaagtctcaatgtccttgagtggcccagccagagcccggacttgaaccccatcgaacatctctggagagatgtgAACATAGCTGTGCAGTggctctccccatccaacctgacagagcttgagaggatctgcagagaagaatgggagaaactccccaaatacaggtgtgccaagcttgtagcgtcatacccaagaagagtcgaggctgtaatcgctgccaaaagtgcttcaacaaagtacttggtaaagggtctgaatacttatctaaatgtaatatttcagttttttggggggggggtgacaatttaatccattttagaataagtctgtaaattaacagtggaaaaagtcaaagggtctgaatactttccgaatacactgcaTCTTTTGatttctaaggtttgtatcattcttttctaatgatcatttttacactcaacatagccacttATGTGTATGCTCCTGAATGGGGGAAAAATatcctttttattttattcagctaagttcaattatattcttcttactataaaataatggcacagaatttataagcatatcttgtctgctaaatgaacaatcCTATGACCTggtgcatagccagataacatgcaGTAGGCCAACAcacattctgttcttctgaaatgcaTTATGATTCAAAGAAAATGtatctttagacctgcctaaaataaattaatggatatagggctgaccccatttagtcgataGGCTTTTGGTCGACAAAGATTTCTTTAGTCACGCAAAAAGCAATAAATGGTGTACAAGACACTTGTCTGATTACACGCCtttgagtggactaatccattgtggaggccatgGGGATGGCACGGTCCATCTCTAAGACGTGCTACTGAAGTTGTATATGGTTATTATATAACAACAATGGTGCAACACTATAACGAAGCGCTTTCTCCCGCGTTAGTGTTCGCTGTCCACGGTTCTGAAACATCAGTGTGCTTTTGAATTGGcaccttttcctagaccatgttgctatgtgcataatagcaatgTTACCCAGCATATTGGTGGTGAGAACCAATGCGGAGGCAGCAGTGGAGTTAGAAGACAGCATGGTTTACACAAGGTGCTTAAAGTGAAATTCAAGTACTGGAAGGCcttaaaaatctgaaattttctgaAGTAGGTACATGAAGTGCTTTTAAAATTAAAACAGAAAATGATCGAATATGTTCTGAAAAATATTAGGAATGTATTGGTCTCGTGAATCAACTTTTAGGCAGACGACAGAGTTTGATTTCCTCAGGTGTTTCTACCCACACTGCCACTCAGCAAGGCAGGTACAGAACTAACTGACTTAGGTGATGCCGAACGTCACATCAATAGCTAAAATGCCGGGCAAATGTAGATTCAACCCTGCCTGGCGGGATATTGATGTTTATGGAGGGGTTTTACCAGACTCAACCAGGGACGTAGTGGAGGAAAACTCCGCCCACGACACAGGCAGAGAGGACACAAACTACCTCAGCCCAGACCTACAGTGGCAGAGAGACTCCGCTGAcagtcaacttttttttttttgaacaTCCATCAACTCCTTCCGTGTCAAGACATCCCCCAAACAAACCCCCTGCCTGACTTTCGGAGAATTTACAACTAGTAAATAGTCGTTGATATTTCAGTCTGATGTCTAGGTAGCTCAAGGGCTCCGGCTAttagccaggtagctagctataACTTGCTGGCTACTAGGAAGTTAGAAGCTAACCTTACACGGCGCCTGACCTCAGCAGGAGCAGTTGACTGAAATTTAAGCTAGCTATAATTAAAAGGTGGGCTACTATAAGTTGTCATACCCAAAtaccttttttaaatgttttatagaGAGTAGTGAGCCCGACTGTGGTGAGTCAGGTTCCAATGAAGGAGATCGAGCGAGGAAGCGTTGAAGCAAGCAGGGAGGTAGGTTAGTAGTTCAGGGGTCCCCAAACTTGGAGTCCCTAAAATTCTAAATAGGCTCCCGAGAGAGTCTAATCTTTATCAAACACATTCATAACTTGTTTCTTTTCAAATGGGTATAGAATGCAACATTTGAGTCAACTACGGGCCTTATACACTATCACTTTCATGTCATATTTTAAATATTAAGACAATTTAATATgtacactgagcaaaaatattaacgcaacaatttaaacgattttactgagttacagttcatataaggaaatcagtcaacatcCTCAGTCCTGACTTACCACTCATGTAGTAAATAAGTAATGAAACGTGTTGAGTAGAACTTGTAAGTCTTTTTTTTTTCATGAGGTTGTGGCGATATACTGCCATCTGTTTGCGACTAGAAACAATTGCATAATAGGAACTTACAGATTGATGGTCCTTTAAATATTAGTGCTTGAACAAGTACTTGAAAGTCCATGAATTTGACTTGCCACTGACTGTACGAACCCTGGAGACGAGAACAGCCATTGCTTTAAGAATAGTGAGAAAACCCTAACTTAATTAGGTCCATAATCAACAaactaactgttaaatgtgcctggcttaaTATCTCTCTCACACGTGCCGGATCCTGCTTgtgttgcctgtttgagtgtttgtttaaacttcttatgggctagcgtcccacctggccaacatccggtgaaattgcagagcgccaaattcaaaatacagaaatagtcaaattaaacattcataaaaatactagtgttatacatcggcttaaagatttaacttcttgttaatccagccgctgtgtcagatttcaaaaaggctttacggcaaaagcattccatgtgattatctgaggacagcgccccgcttacaaaagcatacaaacattttcaagccaagtagaggagtcgcgtaagtcagaaatggcgataaaattaatcacttacctttgatcttcatatggttgcagtcacaagagtccctgttacacaaatgtttgttttgttcgataaagtccctccaTGTCCCAAAATCTTTTGTTGCCGCGTTTTTGTTCAGTAAtacactggctcaaaggcggtcacgacatgcagacgaatacatcctaatagtaccggtaaagttcatcaaaacatgtcaaacgatgtttataattaatcctcagatTGTCCATtgtctaaataatcaataatatttcaaccggacaatagtgtattcaatagaaagggaAAAGCAATGAATGGCGCGCAATCTGTCACGAGCGCAAATGAGCTCTGCTTCATTCTGCATGCCACTTACAAAATGGTCTCATTcttcctcatttttcagaatacaagcctgaaactctgtcTAAAGACTGACAtatagtggaagccataggaactgcaatctgggtcctaaccatttagatactgtataggcattcaatagaaaagtacacacatcaaaaatatcccacttcctggatggattttcatcaggtttttgcctgccatatcagttctgttatactcacagacattattttttaacagttttggaaactttagtgttttctatccaatactaccatgcatatgcatatcctagcttctgggcctgagtaacaggcagtttacattgggcacctcattcatccaaaattcaaaatactgccccctacccaagaggttaatagcctactgattccatGAGCCTCAAGTAACCATAGATAAACAAATTTGGGTGTTTTTTAATCTTTGCTAttctgtaataaaggctttacacgTTGTTTCATTAGCGTATTACTTGTTTATTTTGTGTTTACACTGTTTGAAATTGTCTCAAATAATATTTATAATAATGACCCATTTCTTGgtcttattgttattataatgATCATAACTGTCATTGAcattagtaggcttagtata from Salmo salar chromosome ssa28, Ssal_v3.1, whole genome shotgun sequence carries:
- the LOC106589533 gene encoding aconitate hydratase, mitochondrial; the protein is MATYCLTVARLQLALGQGVRRLHVSAAFNAKAKVSMSRFEPSNYINYEKLNENVNIVRKRLNRPLTLSEKIVYGHLDDPVGQDIARGRTYLRLRPDRVAMQDATAQMAMLQFISSGLPQVAVPSTIHCDHLIEAQIGGAKDLARAKDINAEVYNFLASAGAKYGVGFWKPGSGIIHQIILENYAYPGVLLIGTDSHTPNGGGLGSICIGVGGADAVDVMAGIPWELKCPNVIGVKLTGKLSGWTSPKDVILKVAGILTVKGGTGAIVEYHGPGVDSISCTGMATICNMGAEIGATTSVFPYNHRMKTYLEKTGRGDIAALADDYADLLVPDAGCEYDSMVEINLDELKPHINGPFTPDLAHPMADIGATAVKNGWPLEVKVGLIGSCTNSSYEDMGRSASVAKQALDKGLKCKAAFTITPGSEQIRATIERDGYSKILGDVGGMVLANACGPCIGQWDRRDVKKGEKNTIVTSYNRNFTARNDANPATHAFVASPEIVTALAIAGTLDFNPEVDYLTAANGEKFKLKPPSADELPKLDFDPGQDTYQHPPAEGGSKLRVDVSPTSTRLQLLEPFDKWAGGDLEDLQILIKVKGKCTTDHISAAGPWLKFRGHLDNISNNMLIGAVNIENDGVNKIKNQLTGEYGGVPDVARHYKANGLSWVVVGDDNYGEGSSREHAALEPRHLGGRCIIVKSFARIHETNLKKQGMLPLTFQNPADYDKIRPDDKISIKGLATFTPGKPLSTVVKHSDGTKDEFQLNHTFNETQIEWFQAGSALNRMKELQ